A single genomic interval of Rhododendron vialii isolate Sample 1 chromosome 3a, ASM3025357v1 harbors:
- the LOC131318806 gene encoding uncharacterized protein LOC131318806, translated as MQKENASAPDRLVSTGLVSGIKFIQKMVTLGKKYQEADAERVRLMNDNTRLLRTIARLERERDKAKSDFNQTKEKLEVAEESLNQALSEIDNAKKAAYEEGYQKGFDTTTANYVEQIPAIQDQIWIACWETCLTKVGVAEDSPLWTDNELPSSRAAASQEQEVPLEDDFEQQIEDFTGMEEDIPSGSQAVQSPVRDSNPEPINFEENVTEGDVTTEEPDRANSDVQNLD; from the exons atgcaaaaagaaaatgcatctgcacctgatcggctcgtttctactggacttgtcagcggTATCAAG tttattcaaaagatggttactctGGGTAAGAAGTACCAAGAAGCAGATGCTGAGAGGGTGAGGCTGATGAACGATAACACCAGATTGCTCCGAACAATCgccaggttggaaagagaaagagacaaagccaaatctgatttcaaccaaactaaagaaaaacttgaagttgccgaagagagcctcaaCCAGGCTTTATCAGAGATtgacaatgccaagaaagctgcatatgaagaagggtaccagaagggattcgacaccacaactgctaactatgttgaacagattcctgctatccaagatcagatttggattgcttgctgggaaacttgtCTAACGAAGGTTGGCGTTGCAgaggactctcctctctggactgacaatgaactaccgagcagccgtgctgcagcttcccaagagcaagaagttcctctggaagatgactttgaacaacaaattgaagactttactggaatggaagaagatattccctctGGATCTCAGGCTGTCCAGTCTCCTGTTCGGGATTCAAATCCTGAACCTATTAACTTTGAGGAAAATGTGACTGAAGGAGATGTCACAACTGAAGAACCAGACAGGGCaaactcagatgtccaaaacctggactaa